AAGACCGCAGAGAAAGAGGACAATAATCTCGGGTACAGCGTGGAAACCCGTAGCCGTGCACTGGACACCATGCCGTTCAGTAGCTCCCTTCAGCTCGATATGGAGGTCTGGGCTTGGAAGGATTGTGAGATGGGCTACGGCGTTGGCGCTTATTGGTACGGCTTCGCGGACACAACATCCAACCGCGAGCCGGACCCGGACGAGGTGCGCAACGTGCCGCCGCTTCCCGATGCGCTGTGATCGTCGCGGAACACGTCAAGAGCGTCGCAGCGGCACCCAACCCGACGTTTTGGATGCAGAGGCGCAGAAACAGTTGGAGACTATTGACGGGCCAAAACTCGTGTGCGCAGTTCGTTCAACGCTCTCAGCCAAAGCATACGGACGGCAGATTCATTTCGCTCGAGTTTCTTGGCGATCTCAGCATGTGAAAATCCTCGCAGATTCCTTAAAACGATCACCTCTCGATAATCCTCTGGAAGCGATTCGATCACATCGGCAATAATGGTTTGCTGTTCACGATTGTCCGCGTGAACGCTGGGAGTGTCTGTCTCGGCAGCCAACATTTTGTCTAAGAGAATCGAGGACTGGTCAATCGAACGTTGAAGAGAAAGTTCTCGGCCGGGATCGCGCATTTGCGTTCCATCGTACTTTCGGACCTCTCGGCCGATCACTCGGCCAAGAATCGTACGCAACCAGGCAAT
The Novipirellula aureliae DNA segment above includes these coding regions:
- a CDS encoding sigma-70 family RNA polymerase sigma factor; this encodes MKQPLDSDEIEKEDHSNYLAPYHGWLRLMARLQLDGRWNRKFDASDILQQTLLEAWIGESAFQGNTTAERIAWLRTILGRVIGREVRKYDGTQMRDPGRELSLQRSIDQSSILLDKMLAAETDTPSVHADNREQQTIIADVIESLPEDYREVIVLRNLRGFSHAEIAKKLERNESAVRMLWLRALNELRTRVLARQ